Proteins from one Planctomycetota bacterium genomic window:
- a CDS encoding MCE family protein: MQYKVSNVEKMIGVFVFICLLFIGGFVVLNIKEGKLFSKRIKLITIVDKGYGFTEGSVVKVNGINAGTVEDIRLDDYNKVWITMSLPREFAYNIHNDAVVEIIEPLALGSPEINILPGSKDKPLVQNKEILPVHTSDGLAAKVEKSFTKIEKVIEDIHQSMGPLKETIENINKITKNIESITAKIDKGDGSLGQMVNDKQLYNSAKDAVDSTRTIVEGIKSTKIYVGGDSDYYIGQDVAISKLHLRVVPRETRYFWLGGAIFNPTSDSKITIKRGDLNYKIVPEAIIAQKIFDQRLIIRGGLMEGKFGGALDYVPIPEIGESLLLSIEVRDTFDDDDFNENIDTFLVRVKAKVKLLKYFSLEVGGDNLMDDAGFFAGIGFEYMDEDISKIVGLIGAGK; the protein is encoded by the coding sequence ATGCAATATAAAGTCTCCAACGTAGAAAAAATGATAGGGGTTTTTGTCTTCATCTGCCTATTATTTATAGGCGGCTTTGTGGTCTTAAATATCAAGGAAGGCAAACTCTTTTCCAAAAGGATAAAACTTATCACCATTGTGGACAAAGGCTATGGTTTTACCGAAGGTTCGGTAGTAAAAGTCAACGGCATTAATGCCGGAACGGTGGAAGATATCAGGCTGGATGATTACAACAAGGTCTGGATTACCATGAGCCTTCCTAGAGAATTTGCTTATAATATCCATAACGACGCGGTAGTGGAAATAATCGAACCACTCGCCTTGGGAAGCCCGGAAATAAATATCCTGCCCGGCTCAAAAGATAAACCGCTCGTGCAAAACAAGGAAATACTCCCGGTCCATACCTCTGACGGCCTGGCGGCAAAGGTGGAAAAAAGCTTTACCAAGATAGAAAAAGTTATAGAGGATATCCACCAATCAATGGGCCCGCTCAAAGAAACCATAGAAAATATCAATAAGATTACGAAAAATATAGAATCAATCACCGCGAAAATAGATAAAGGCGACGGGAGTTTAGGACAAATGGTCAATGACAAACAATTATATAACAGCGCCAAAGACGCGGTGGATTCCACACGAACCATTGTGGAAGGCATTAAATCCACCAAAATCTATGTGGGCGGCGATTCCGATTATTATATCGGCCAGGACGTGGCGATAAGTAAATTACACTTAAGGGTAGTGCCCAGGGAAACCAGGTATTTCTGGCTGGGCGGCGCCATATTCAACCCAACCAGCGACAGCAAAATCACCATAAAAAGAGGCGACCTGAACTATAAAATTGTCCCGGAAGCCATTATCGCCCAGAAAATATTTGACCAGCGTCTGATCATCAGGGGCGGCCTCATGGAAGGGAAATTCGGCGGAGCATTAGATTATGTCCCCATCCCGGAAATAGGCGAAAGCCTGCTTTTAAGCATAGAGGTGCGCGATACATTTGACGATGATGATTTTAACGAGAATATAGATACTTTCCTGGTAAGGGTAAAGGCAAAGGTAAAACTGCTTAAATATTTCAGCCTGGAAGTGGGCGGAGACAACCTGATGGACGATGCCGGATTCTTTGCAGGCATCGGCTTTGAATATATGGATGAGGATATTTCCAAGATAGTCGGTCTTATCGGCGCGGGGAAATAG
- a CDS encoding tyrosine-protein phosphatase, which yields MKLLRKFLNLRLSRSFGTRPALRERHYDPDGYRGKQSQLAGRKQVGKFLRVICIICVTALLLAAPCCCKRDPAESLKAYPDLVQPQNDIAGLSNFAKLSDNVWRGAQPEEEGFIQLKKMGVKTVINLRNFHSDKDDIAGLGLQYVEIPLNAGDTDEANVVKFLKAVTNSDNLPVFFHCQHGSDRTGMMAAIYRIYVEGWDKEKAIAELPVFGFHEIYDDIRDYINKLDIESLRKKVEAAPPIKAKIIP from the coding sequence ATGAAACTACTCCGGAAATTCCTCAATTTGAGATTGTCACGCTCCTTCGGAACTCGTCCCGCCTTGCGGGAACGTCATTACGACCCCGATGGATATCGGGGGAAGCAATCTCAACTCGCAGGACGAAAACAAGTTGGGAAATTTCTCCGCGTAATCTGCATAATCTGCGTCACCGCCCTGCTTTTAGCCGCGCCCTGCTGCTGCAAGCGCGACCCTGCTGAATCGCTTAAAGCATATCCGGACCTGGTACAGCCTCAAAACGATATAGCCGGCTTAAGCAATTTCGCAAAGTTATCGGATAATGTCTGGCGCGGCGCCCAGCCGGAAGAAGAAGGCTTTATCCAGCTTAAGAAAATGGGCGTTAAAACCGTCATTAACCTGCGCAATTTCCATTCGGATAAAGATGATATTGCCGGATTAGGACTGCAGTATGTCGAAATACCCTTAAACGCCGGCGATACGGACGAAGCCAACGTGGTTAAATTCCTCAAAGCCGTAACGAATTCAGATAACCTGCCCGTCTTTTTCCACTGCCAGCACGGCAGCGACCGGACCGGCATGATGGCCGCCATCTACCGCATATATGTAGAGGGTTGGGATAAGGAAAAAGCAATTGCCGAACTGCCTGTCTTCGGCTTCCACGAAATATATGACGATATCCGCGACTACATAAATAAGCTTGATATCGAATCGCTCCGCAAAAAGGTAGAAGCCGCCCCGCCGATTAAGGCGAAAATTATCCCTTAA
- a CDS encoding ATP-binding cassette domain-containing protein — protein sequence MTQQTECFLEFERVFFRRDMAVILDDFSFKANEGEFLVIVGREISGKTTLLKLCAGLFNPGKGKIKIRNKPLSDSSYQEMQRFRQKTGFVFEGGVMVSNLSVRENMELPLRYHSSLNDKAINKEVEKYLEWLKITMYADERPAGLPEEIKLLASLARALVTEPDLLLMDDVFNSLSNVNVQNVIDVLEEIRNKKRMTCLSTTGLVNLMSAFLEEPLADSLMLIESGKITHHAGAKEVYETLKKGNW from the coding sequence ATGACGCAACAAACAGAATGTTTCCTGGAATTTGAAAGAGTCTTTTTCCGGAGGGATATGGCCGTTATCCTAGATGATTTTTCCTTTAAAGCGAATGAGGGCGAATTCCTGGTGATTGTCGGCCGGGAAATCAGCGGTAAGACCACGCTCCTCAAATTATGCGCCGGCCTTTTTAATCCTGGTAAAGGGAAAATCAAGATAAGGAATAAACCGCTATCCGATTCTTCCTACCAGGAAATGCAGCGGTTCAGGCAGAAAACAGGTTTTGTATTCGAAGGCGGGGTTATGGTTAGCAATCTCAGCGTCAGGGAAAACATGGAATTACCATTACGGTACCATTCGTCTTTGAACGATAAAGCAATAAATAAAGAGGTAGAGAAATATCTTGAATGGTTAAAAATAACAATGTATGCTGATGAACGTCCGGCTGGCTTGCCGGAAGAAATAAAACTGCTGGCAAGCCTGGCGCGGGCGCTGGTAACGGAACCGGACCTACTCCTGATGGATGATGTTTTCAATTCGTTGAGCAACGTCAATGTCCAGAACGTTATTGATGTCCTTGAAGAAATACGCAATAAAAAACGTATGACCTGTTTATCCACAACAGGCCTGGTAAACCTTATGTCCGCATTTTTGGAAGAACCGCTGGCTGATTCGCTGATGTTGATAGAATCCGGGAAAATCACCCATCACGCCGGTGCTAAAGAAGTCTACGAAACTCTTAAAAAAGGAAACTGGTAA
- a CDS encoding 6-phosphofructokinase, with translation MKKIRRIGVLTGGGDAPGLNAVIRAVVKSAFNRKWEVIGIQEGFEGLLHTSKAKKITDRDIMGILNMGGTILGTTNRGNPFQHKVKVGNKYVVKDVSNRIIKNFHKLKLDALVAIGGDGSLSIAKQLKDKGLPIVGVPKTIDNDLKATVITFGYDTAVSTATDALDKLHSTAQSHKRVMVVELMGRYAGWIALNAGVAGGADIILIPEIPFSFDKVCEKVERRYASKRNFCIVVVAEGAKPTGGQRIVKAGASAERVELLGGMGNYVAEEIAKRTKRETRSMVLGHLQRGGNPTTFDRLVGTRFGTAAVRLIAEGKFGQMVCLRPPNITSVPLEEAVKALNTVPLDSDVIQSGRELGICFGD, from the coding sequence ATGAAAAAGATAAGACGTATCGGGGTTCTGACCGGCGGCGGAGACGCCCCCGGGCTTAATGCCGTTATCCGCGCCGTGGTGAAAAGCGCCTTTAACCGCAAATGGGAAGTTATCGGCATACAGGAAGGTTTTGAAGGGCTCTTGCATACCTCAAAGGCGAAAAAGATTACGGACCGGGATATCATGGGCATATTGAATATGGGCGGCACCATTCTGGGCACGACCAACCGCGGCAACCCTTTCCAGCATAAAGTAAAAGTCGGTAATAAATACGTCGTCAAAGACGTCTCCAACAGAATCATTAAGAATTTCCATAAATTAAAGCTGGATGCGCTGGTGGCTATCGGCGGTGACGGCTCTTTGAGTATTGCCAAACAGCTTAAAGACAAAGGTCTCCCGATTGTCGGCGTCCCGAAGACCATTGATAACGATTTAAAAGCCACCGTCATCACGTTCGGATACGATACGGCCGTTTCCACGGCGACCGATGCGCTGGATAAACTCCATTCCACCGCCCAGAGCCATAAACGGGTGATGGTCGTGGAGCTGATGGGCCGATATGCCGGCTGGATAGCCTTAAACGCGGGAGTTGCCGGCGGGGCGGATATCATACTCATACCGGAAATACCGTTCAGCTTTGATAAAGTCTGCGAGAAGGTCGAACGGCGTTACGCCTCCAAGCGCAATTTCTGCATCGTGGTCGTTGCCGAAGGCGCCAAGCCGACCGGCGGGCAGCGGATTGTCAAAGCCGGTGCCTCAGCAGAGCGCGTTGAATTATTAGGCGGCATGGGCAATTATGTCGCGGAAGAAATCGCCAAGCGCACCAAACGTGAAACACGCTCAATGGTCTTGGGCCATTTGCAAAGGGGCGGAAACCCGACTACCTTTGATAGATTAGTTGGAACCCGTTTCGGCACTGCCGCGGTGAGATTAATTGCCGAAGGCAAATTCGGGCAGATGGTCTGCCTGCGTCCGCCCAATATCACCTCGGTCCCGCTGGAAGAAGCGGTCAAGGCGCTTAATACCGTGCCTCTGGACTCCGACGTGATACAGTCCGGCAGGGAACTGGGCATCTGCTTTGGTGATTAA
- a CDS encoding Dna2/Cas4 domain-containing protein produces MESLSKILINYGYQELAKPKYPRVRHWPSDAGKCLRALVYQWRGEKIKSPNGRLFFIFADGNLHHELIVKQLEEAGVTVTMKEAPLRDTERNISGKLDALIKMDNNYYVLEIKSISRRGFDEVMRLGAKEEHVLQLQLYLYYVQNIFKINAKQGIILYKNKDTSHFADFPIDYDETYVQGFFNQLKVLETHVKEQSLPDRPYERDDWHCSYCDYRETCWAGIPARQIEEIKDEELVTLLGELLFAKEQRKDFEEKEELLNERVKQILKDRGFTEGNLGSYRVKFEEMVMRRLNQKKLAEQLGEDKLREFYEEKSYPKLTIKELEY; encoded by the coding sequence ATGGAATCTTTATCCAAGATACTGATTAATTACGGCTACCAGGAATTGGCCAAGCCGAAATATCCGCGCGTCCGGCACTGGCCCAGCGACGCCGGCAAATGCCTGCGCGCGCTCGTCTACCAATGGCGCGGGGAGAAAATCAAGTCGCCCAACGGCAGACTCTTCTTTATCTTCGCGGACGGCAATCTCCACCACGAGTTAATCGTCAAACAACTCGAAGAAGCCGGCGTAACCGTAACCATGAAAGAAGCGCCCCTGCGGGATACGGAGCGTAATATCTCCGGAAAACTCGACGCCCTTATAAAAATGGACAATAATTACTACGTCCTGGAAATAAAAAGCATCAGCCGCCGGGGATTTGACGAAGTCATGCGCTTGGGGGCAAAGGAAGAACACGTCCTCCAACTCCAGCTCTACCTTTATTACGTCCAGAATATTTTCAAGATAAACGCCAAGCAGGGAATTATCCTTTATAAAAACAAGGATACCAGCCACTTTGCCGATTTCCCGATTGATTACGACGAAACTTACGTCCAGGGATTTTTCAACCAGTTAAAGGTCCTGGAAACACATGTTAAAGAACAGTCTCTGCCGGACCGTCCTTATGAACGTGATGACTGGCACTGCAGTTATTGCGATTACCGGGAAACCTGCTGGGCGGGTATTCCGGCCAGACAAATCGAGGAAATCAAGGATGAAGAATTGGTCACGCTTTTGGGAGAGCTCCTATTTGCCAAGGAACAGAGGAAAGATTTCGAGGAAAAGGAAGAACTCCTTAACGAAAGGGTGAAACAGATATTGAAAGACCGCGGATTTACCGAAGGCAACCTGGGAAGCTACCGGGTGAAGTTCGAAGAAATGGTCATGCGCAGATTAAACCAAAAGAAACTGGCCGAGCAGCTTGGGGAAGATAAACTGCGCGAGTTTTATGAAGAGAAATCTTATCCCAAACTGACTATAAAAGAACTGGAGTATTAA
- a CDS encoding ABC transporter permease: MSAIIRTIRYFTLSPLEYLFLMLLNTYTVLKSVLVEGHHGKRLIFQNIALQIYFTAIQAMSIIIITGVIIGTAVLVELAIILPRFGAESHMERMFVIVVVRELIPIMTALIVIGRSGTAMATELGNMKLNRELELMDSVGINTDYFLVLPRLIGIIVSIMCLTIIFNVSALVGGFLFAGIFKPTAIGIVFKDLLLTVDYRDIIISMLKAFLFGWVIAIVNCSHGLSVKRSFTEIPQVTTTGVVNSIIFCFVINIFISLYVYSSFNI; this comes from the coding sequence ATGAGCGCGATAATCCGAACAATCAGGTATTTTACACTCTCCCCCCTGGAATACTTATTCCTGATGCTGCTAAACACTTACACTGTTCTCAAATCGGTTCTGGTGGAAGGGCATCACGGCAAAAGATTAATATTCCAGAATATAGCCCTGCAGATATATTTTACGGCAATCCAGGCGATGTCCATCATCATCATCACCGGCGTAATAATCGGCACGGCCGTCCTGGTAGAGCTGGCAATCATCCTACCGCGTTTCGGAGCGGAATCACACATGGAACGGATGTTTGTCATCGTAGTGGTGCGAGAACTTATCCCGATTATGACCGCACTTATCGTCATCGGGCGCTCCGGGACAGCCATGGCAACCGAGTTGGGAAACATGAAACTCAACAGGGAACTGGAATTAATGGACAGCGTGGGAATCAACACGGATTATTTCCTGGTCCTGCCCAGGCTTATCGGCATAATAGTTTCCATAATGTGCCTTACGATAATTTTCAACGTAAGCGCCCTGGTCGGCGGATTCCTTTTTGCCGGGATTTTCAAGCCGACCGCTATCGGTATTGTTTTCAAAGACCTGCTTCTGACCGTAGATTACCGGGATATTATTATTTCCATGCTAAAGGCGTTTTTGTTCGGATGGGTAATTGCGATTGTAAACTGCTCGCATGGCCTTTCGGTCAAAAGGTCTTTTACCGAGATTCCACAGGTAACTACAACTGGAGTGGTAAATTCAATTATATTTTGCTTTGTCATCAATATATTTATTTCGTTATACGTTTATTCCTCGTTTAATATATGA
- the gcvT gene encoding glycine cleavage system aminomethyltransferase GcvT, which produces MESTTQRIDGRKKAMKTKDNFLFDEELSKLDAEVSSLISEEAKRQEDKLIMIASESICPQPVLDALNNPYSNKYAEGYPSIRMTTYERNLIDKDHDRYLAFHRRYGDRRFYKGAEFCNIVEVLAQRRAAEIFATSDVPADKISVNVQSLSGAAANNAVYNAFVVPGDTVMGMALSYGGHLTHGSPFNRSGRQYKVVPYTVDMKTGKMDYELIRQLAMEHKPKMIIAGASAYPWSIDWKKLAEIARAVPVQIPNFSRPGAVLLADISHPSGLVVAGLFPNPVGHADVVTLTTHKTMCGPRGAIILSTSEEVAKRIDFGVFPGEQGGPHLNNILAKAVAFKLAATKEFKELQKRIVDNCQALAAALQKLGFTLAYGGTNSHLLLIDLSKMPGDIYIDGDVASNILDLCGITCNKNALPGDETGTRPRGIRLGTPILSQRGMGKAEMEKVAAIVHKVLTNIKPFKIICSSGRITRGKIKLEIMEEARKEVEELARKFPVNKAGSSKAHKTEAIEIIGERATAFLQSLVGINMYELKENAEVAASFLNEKGATISDSTIQRLLDTPEGYQHYLVKPEGSKADKLMTLLKGLSDGYIFFDEADIYSKVEGPVVIKSLRDEEFKSLRVEGAKVNLMFNENKPYFIGQKELIKSNKSQVTSKKSEFQEKPYEGERKTALYEEHLKLTKKNFMIPFAGWSMPVWYTRASEEHQAVREAAGLFDVSHMGKIEIKGPYATRFLDLVTTNYVPKMRNGQAHYSYILSPDGDVLDDAFLYKVKEDYYIIVVNASNAEKIMQWFKAVNERKVIIDRDNPNMELEGTVQLADLRDGKLTNIALQGKNSIQILQSLMESEKDKERLVHLKRSSFADFMLKGGVKITPARTGYTGEDIGFEMFVDYNQAVKLWQMLLEAGKPFGLKPCGLASRDSLRTEAGLPLYGHELSGGNNVIPTEAVYGSFVKRHKPFFIGRKAYLEKEAKTKRRIARFQITSAGARSIKPGDPVVSRRGEYLGVVTSCTLVGTVQTGLVLVNNKDDAKKGTVLRIYPLPPIEKEKPEKQKRQLSQGDQVIVPEEAVVVSRFPLRKN; this is translated from the coding sequence ATGGAATCAACAACGCAACGAATTGACGGGAGAAAAAAAGCCATGAAGACCAAAGACAATTTCCTGTTTGATGAGGAGCTTTCCAAGCTGGATGCCGAGGTTTCTTCCCTGATAAGCGAAGAGGCCAAACGGCAGGAGGATAAGCTCATTATGATTGCCTCCGAAAGCATCTGCCCCCAGCCGGTGCTGGACGCGCTCAATAACCCTTATTCCAATAAATATGCCGAAGGCTACCCCTCCATCCGCATGACTACCTACGAGCGTAACCTGATAGATAAAGACCACGACCGCTACCTTGCCTTCCACCGCCGTTACGGGGACAGGCGTTTTTACAAGGGCGCGGAATTCTGCAATATCGTCGAAGTCCTTGCCCAAAGAAGGGCGGCGGAGATATTCGCCACGAGCGATGTCCCGGCGGATAAGATATCCGTGAATGTCCAGTCATTATCCGGCGCGGCCGCCAACAACGCGGTCTATAATGCCTTTGTCGTTCCGGGCGATACAGTCATGGGCATGGCGCTTTCCTACGGCGGGCACCTGACCCACGGAAGCCCTTTTAACCGTTCCGGACGCCAATATAAAGTGGTGCCGTACACGGTGGATATGAAAACCGGCAAGATGGATTATGAACTTATAAGACAACTGGCAATGGAGCACAAGCCAAAGATGATTATCGCCGGGGCGAGCGCGTATCCATGGTCAATAGACTGGAAGAAGCTGGCGGAAATCGCGCGCGCGGTGCCGGTCCAGATACCGAATTTCTCCCGTCCGGGGGCGGTGCTCCTGGCGGATATCTCGCATCCATCCGGATTGGTCGTTGCCGGCCTTTTCCCGAATCCGGTCGGGCACGCTGATGTCGTCACGCTGACCACTCACAAGACGATGTGCGGGCCCAGGGGCGCCATCATCCTTTCCACCAGCGAAGAAGTCGCCAAGCGGATAGATTTCGGCGTATTTCCGGGAGAGCAGGGCGGACCGCACCTTAATAACATACTTGCCAAGGCAGTCGCTTTCAAGCTTGCCGCGACCAAGGAATTCAAGGAGCTCCAGAAGCGGATAGTGGATAACTGCCAGGCGCTTGCCGCGGCGCTCCAGAAGCTCGGCTTTACGCTTGCCTACGGCGGGACGAATTCTCATTTGCTATTGATTGATTTATCCAAAATGCCGGGCGATATTTACATTGACGGCGATGTGGCATCCAACATTCTTGATTTATGCGGAATCACCTGTAATAAAAACGCCCTGCCGGGAGACGAGACCGGCACCAGGCCCAGAGGCATCCGCTTGGGGACGCCGATACTTTCCCAGCGCGGGATGGGCAAAGCGGAGATGGAAAAGGTCGCCGCGATTGTCCATAAAGTCCTGACCAATATAAAACCGTTTAAGATTATTTGTTCTTCCGGCAGGATAACGCGCGGAAAGATAAAGCTGGAAATAATGGAAGAGGCGCGGAAGGAAGTGGAAGAGCTGGCCAGGAAGTTCCCGGTCAATAAAGCCGGCAGTTCAAAGGCCCATAAGACAGAGGCGATAGAAATTATCGGGGAGCGCGCCACGGCGTTCCTGCAGAGCCTGGTGGGCATTAATATGTATGAGTTGAAGGAAAACGCAGAAGTCGCGGCATCCTTCCTTAATGAAAAAGGCGCCACGATTTCCGATTCCACCATCCAGCGCCTGCTTGATACGCCCGAAGGCTACCAGCATTATCTCGTGAAGCCGGAAGGCTCCAAGGCGGATAAGCTGATGACCTTGCTAAAGGGCCTGTCAGACGGCTATATCTTCTTTGATGAGGCGGATATTTATTCAAAAGTGGAAGGACCGGTGGTCATTAAGAGTTTAAGAGATGAAGAGTTTAAGAGTTTAAGGGTTGAGGGTGCAAAAGTTAACCTGATGTTTAATGAGAACAAGCCCTATTTCATCGGTCAGAAGGAGCTAATAAAAAGTAACAAGTCACAAGTAACAAGTAAAAAGTCGGAATTCCAGGAGAAGCCTTATGAAGGGGAGAGAAAGACGGCGCTTTATGAGGAGCACCTCAAGCTTACCAAGAAGAACTTTATGATTCCGTTTGCCGGATGGTCCATGCCGGTCTGGTACACGCGCGCGAGCGAAGAGCACCAAGCAGTCCGCGAGGCGGCCGGGCTCTTTGACGTTTCCCATATGGGGAAGATTGAAATCAAAGGACCCTATGCCACGAGGTTCCTGGATTTGGTAACGACTAATTACGTACCGAAGATGCGTAATGGCCAGGCGCATTATTCTTACATACTTTCTCCGGACGGGGATGTGCTGGATGATGCCTTCCTTTACAAGGTCAAAGAGGATTATTACATTATAGTGGTCAATGCCTCCAATGCGGAAAAGATTATGCAGTGGTTCAAAGCGGTAAATGAGCGCAAGGTGATAATCGACCGCGATAACCCGAATATGGAGCTGGAAGGAACGGTTCAGCTTGCCGATTTACGGGACGGAAAACTGACCAATATCGCTCTGCAGGGAAAGAACTCGATACAGATTCTGCAGTCTTTGATGGAAAGCGAGAAGGACAAGGAGCGGCTGGTGCATCTTAAGCGTTCTTCATTCGCCGATTTTATGCTGAAAGGCGGCGTAAAGATAACCCCGGCGCGGACCGGATACACCGGAGAAGACATCGGCTTTGAGATGTTTGTGGATTATAACCAGGCGGTAAAACTCTGGCAGATGCTTTTGGAAGCGGGGAAACCGTTCGGATTAAAGCCATGCGGGCTGGCATCGCGCGATTCATTGAGGACAGAAGCCGGTCTGCCGCTTTACGGGCATGAGCTGTCCGGAGGCAATAATGTAATACCGACCGAGGCGGTTTACGGCTCGTTTGTCAAGCGCCACAAGCCGTTCTTTATCGGGCGCAAGGCCTATCTGGAAAAGGAAGCCAAGACCAAGCGGAGGATTGCCCGGTTCCAGATTACCTCTGCCGGCGCGCGTTCGATAAAGCCGGGCGACCCGGTGGTCAGCCGCAGGGGCGAATACCTGGGCGTGGTCACTTCCTGCACATTAGTTGGGACTGTCCAGACCGGATTGGTCCTAGTCAATAACAAGGATGACGCCAAAAAGGGGACGGTCCTGCGTATTTATCCCTTGCCGCCGATAGAAAAAGAGAAGCCGGAAAAACAGAAGCGGCAATTGAGCCAGGGCGACCAGGTAATCGTGCCGGAGGAGGCGGTGGTGGTCAGCCGCTTCCCGTTGAGGAAGAATTAG
- a CDS encoding PD-(D/E)XK nuclease family protein, translated as MPRKSSLYDPKSKEPFKFSRTKLENFMSCPRCFYLDRRLGVKQPDGPPFTLNTAVDGLLKNEFDIYRKDAKAHPLMEKYGIKAIPFRHEDMDDWRNNFKGIQHHHAKTNFLVFGAIDDVWANDGGELSIVDYKSTAKKGELSLNEEWHAGWKRQMEIYQWLFRKNGFKVADTGYFVYCNGQKEKEAFNCRLEFVIEIHSYKGDDGWVEKELIKAKECLDGDKIPDYTEDCDFCQYHKSLLNIK; from the coding sequence ATGCCGAGGAAATCAAGTCTCTACGACCCGAAATCAAAGGAACCGTTTAAATTCAGCCGGACCAAGCTGGAAAACTTCATGTCCTGCCCGCGGTGTTTTTATCTGGACCGGCGGCTGGGGGTAAAACAGCCCGACGGGCCCCCCTTTACATTAAATACGGCGGTGGACGGGCTCCTGAAAAACGAGTTCGATATCTACCGCAAAGATGCGAAAGCCCATCCCCTGATGGAAAAATACGGCATAAAGGCGATTCCCTTCCGCCACGAAGATATGGACGACTGGCGCAATAATTTCAAGGGCATCCAGCACCACCACGCCAAGACAAACTTCCTGGTCTTCGGCGCTATTGACGATGTCTGGGCGAATGACGGCGGCGAGTTAAGCATCGTCGATTACAAATCAACCGCGAAAAAGGGAGAGCTTTCCTTGAATGAGGAATGGCACGCGGGCTGGAAGCGGCAGATGGAAATTTACCAGTGGCTTTTCCGGAAGAACGGCTTTAAGGTGGCGGATACCGGATACTTTGTCTATTGCAACGGACAGAAGGAAAAAGAGGCGTTCAACTGCCGTCTGGAATTCGTGATAGAGATACACTCATATAAAGGCGATGACGGCTGGGTGGAAAAGGAGCTTATTAAGGCGAAGGAGTGCCTGGACGGAGATAAGATTCCGGATTACACGGAAGACTGTGATTTCTGCCAGTATCATAAGTCGCTGTTAAACATTAAGTAA